From a region of the Lactuca sativa cultivar Salinas chromosome 4, Lsat_Salinas_v11, whole genome shotgun sequence genome:
- the LOC111901851 gene encoding G-box-binding factor 1 isoform X2: MGAEEQSSPAKHSKPTSTHETTPPPYPDWSQACYSSGFAPPFFASSPAPPYMWGGQTPGQTNLELEVKASNGKDRAPNKKPKGNSGNSNAGGGRAASSSGNDGATQSAESGNDVSSDGTDEDDQQEYSGSKKGSFHQMLADANARNNNSGSNIQTPVPGNPVASMPPTDLNMGIDLWNPSTGTGSMKLQKNHSGVHQTPAPPPMMSDHWVQDERELKRQKRKQSNRESARRSRLRKQAECEELQARVEALSNENHSLRDELRRLSEECGNLTSENNSIKDELTRFLGPEAVSKLDTQLQSQTRKGDS; encoded by the exons ATGGGGGCTGAGGAACAAAGCTCACCTGCCAAGCATTCAAAGCCTACTTCAACTCAT gAAACAACTCCACCTCCATATCCAGATTGGTCACAG GCATGTTATAGCTCTGGATTTGCTCCACCTTTCTTTGCCTCATCTCCAGCTCCTCCGTATATGTGGGGTGGCCAG ACCCCTGGCCAGACGAATCTAGAATTGGAAGTGAAGGCCTCTAATGGAAAGGACAGGGCTCCAAACAAAAAGCCCAAGGGCAATTCGGGAAATTCCAATGCCGGTGGTGGTAGGGCAGCATCAAGTTCAGGGAACGATGGTGCCACCCAAAG CGCTGAAAGTGGAAATGATGTTTCATCAGATGGAACCGATGAAGATGACCAACAG GAATATTCCGGAAGCAAGAAGGGAAGCTTCCATCAAATGCTTGCAGATG CAAACGCCCGGAATAACAATTCCGGTTCCAACATTCAGACGCCAGTCCCCGGGAATCCTGTAGCTTCTATGCCTCCAACCGATCTCAACATGGGAATTGACCTATGGAATCCATCCACCGGAACCGGATCCATGAAATTACAAAAAAACCATTCCGGTGTCCACCAAACACCGGCCCCACCACCAATGATGTCTGATCATTGGGTTCAG GATGAACGGGAACTTAAAAGGCAGAAGAGGAAGCAATCTAATAGAGAGTCGGCTAGAAGATCTAGATTGCGGAAACAg gcCGAGTGTGAAGAACTACAAGCAAGAGTAGAAGCATTAAGCAACGAAAACCATTCACTTAGGGATGAACTTCGAAGGCTTTCAGAGGAATGCGGGAATCTTACATCTGAAAATAATTCAATAAAG GATGAGTTGACTCGGTTTTTGGGACCCGAAGCTGTGTCAAAACTCGATACACAACTTCAATCTCAAACAAGAAAAGGTGACAGTTAA
- the LOC111901851 gene encoding G-box-binding factor 1 isoform X3, which yields MMPPYGTPVPYPTMYPPPGIYSHPSMPRTPGQTNLELEVKASNGKDRAPNKKPKGNSGNSNAGGGRAASSSGNDGATQSAESGNDVSSDGTDEDDQQEYSGSKKGSFHQMLADANARNNNSGSNIQTPVPGNPVASMPPTDLNMGIDLWNPSTGTGSMKLQKNHSGVHQTPAPPPMMSDHWVQDERELKRQKRKQSNRESARRSRLRKQAECEELQARVEALSNENHSLRDELRRLSEECGNLTSENNSIKDELTRFLGPEAVSKLDTQLQSQTRKGDS from the exons ATGATGCCACCATATGGGACGCCGGTTCCATACCCTACTATGTACCCTCCACCAGGAATTTATAGTCATCCTAGTATGCCTAGG ACCCCTGGCCAGACGAATCTAGAATTGGAAGTGAAGGCCTCTAATGGAAAGGACAGGGCTCCAAACAAAAAGCCCAAGGGCAATTCGGGAAATTCCAATGCCGGTGGTGGTAGGGCAGCATCAAGTTCAGGGAACGATGGTGCCACCCAAAG CGCTGAAAGTGGAAATGATGTTTCATCAGATGGAACCGATGAAGATGACCAACAG GAATATTCCGGAAGCAAGAAGGGAAGCTTCCATCAAATGCTTGCAGATG CAAACGCCCGGAATAACAATTCCGGTTCCAACATTCAGACGCCAGTCCCCGGGAATCCTGTAGCTTCTATGCCTCCAACCGATCTCAACATGGGAATTGACCTATGGAATCCATCCACCGGAACCGGATCCATGAAATTACAAAAAAACCATTCCGGTGTCCACCAAACACCGGCCCCACCACCAATGATGTCTGATCATTGGGTTCAG GATGAACGGGAACTTAAAAGGCAGAAGAGGAAGCAATCTAATAGAGAGTCGGCTAGAAGATCTAGATTGCGGAAACAg gcCGAGTGTGAAGAACTACAAGCAAGAGTAGAAGCATTAAGCAACGAAAACCATTCACTTAGGGATGAACTTCGAAGGCTTTCAGAGGAATGCGGGAATCTTACATCTGAAAATAATTCAATAAAG GATGAGTTGACTCGGTTTTTGGGACCCGAAGCTGTGTCAAAACTCGATACACAACTTCAATCTCAAACAAGAAAAGGTGACAGTTAA
- the LOC111901851 gene encoding G-box-binding factor 1 isoform X1: MGAEEQSSPAKHSKPTSTHETTPPPYPDWSQACYSSGFAPPFFASSPAPPYMWGGQHPMMPPYGTPVPYPTMYPPPGIYSHPSMPRTPGQTNLELEVKASNGKDRAPNKKPKGNSGNSNAGGGRAASSSGNDGATQSAESGNDVSSDGTDEDDQQEYSGSKKGSFHQMLADANARNNNSGSNIQTPVPGNPVASMPPTDLNMGIDLWNPSTGTGSMKLQKNHSGVHQTPAPPPMMSDHWVQDERELKRQKRKQSNRESARRSRLRKQAECEELQARVEALSNENHSLRDELRRLSEECGNLTSENNSIKDELTRFLGPEAVSKLDTQLQSQTRKGDS; encoded by the exons ATGGGGGCTGAGGAACAAAGCTCACCTGCCAAGCATTCAAAGCCTACTTCAACTCAT gAAACAACTCCACCTCCATATCCAGATTGGTCACAG GCATGTTATAGCTCTGGATTTGCTCCACCTTTCTTTGCCTCATCTCCAGCTCCTCCGTATATGTGGGGTGGCCAG CATCCTATGATGCCACCATATGGGACGCCGGTTCCATACCCTACTATGTACCCTCCACCAGGAATTTATAGTCATCCTAGTATGCCTAGG ACCCCTGGCCAGACGAATCTAGAATTGGAAGTGAAGGCCTCTAATGGAAAGGACAGGGCTCCAAACAAAAAGCCCAAGGGCAATTCGGGAAATTCCAATGCCGGTGGTGGTAGGGCAGCATCAAGTTCAGGGAACGATGGTGCCACCCAAAG CGCTGAAAGTGGAAATGATGTTTCATCAGATGGAACCGATGAAGATGACCAACAG GAATATTCCGGAAGCAAGAAGGGAAGCTTCCATCAAATGCTTGCAGATG CAAACGCCCGGAATAACAATTCCGGTTCCAACATTCAGACGCCAGTCCCCGGGAATCCTGTAGCTTCTATGCCTCCAACCGATCTCAACATGGGAATTGACCTATGGAATCCATCCACCGGAACCGGATCCATGAAATTACAAAAAAACCATTCCGGTGTCCACCAAACACCGGCCCCACCACCAATGATGTCTGATCATTGGGTTCAG GATGAACGGGAACTTAAAAGGCAGAAGAGGAAGCAATCTAATAGAGAGTCGGCTAGAAGATCTAGATTGCGGAAACAg gcCGAGTGTGAAGAACTACAAGCAAGAGTAGAAGCATTAAGCAACGAAAACCATTCACTTAGGGATGAACTTCGAAGGCTTTCAGAGGAATGCGGGAATCTTACATCTGAAAATAATTCAATAAAG GATGAGTTGACTCGGTTTTTGGGACCCGAAGCTGTGTCAAAACTCGATACACAACTTCAATCTCAAACAAGAAAAGGTGACAGTTAA